The sequence TTCCACCGGCGTGCCCGTCCCATCCTCTGGCTCGTCCGTCTCCTCGCCCTCGGCTCCGCCGCCTACGGCACCTTGGAGTGGAGCTTCTCCGGGGCTGTCTTCCTCGATGCCGGCTCCGGCCTTGTCGCCCACGCCATCGCCTGCTGGCTCCTCCTCCTCGGCCTCCTCGCCATCCCACCCGCGGAACCCCATTCCTCCTAGCGGGGAGTAGCGACATTGCCTCCGGCCATGCCAGTCACCGCTTCGCGGGCTGTTGGACCTTCCGCACTCCTGTCCCGTTCTTCTCTTCCTCTCCCCCCGGCCCCTCGGACCACCCGTCCCCGGGGCCGTCCTCCATAGCTCCTATTCATCCTATCGGACCTATTGGTCCCATCTCTCCCGTCAGCCCCCGAGCAGGGCAGGGGAGGAGTTGAGGCTTCAGCCGAGGAAGGTCTTCAGAGGGAGGCGCAGTCCCCCGACCCACCATCGCTCCACCCACGCCCACCTACTCCTCCTCCTGTAGCCGCGTTCGTGAGAACGTGGGCGGGGCAGACCCGCGAACGCCCTCGCACCCCCAGTCCGCCGATGAGCGGCCAGGATTCAGGAGCTGAGGGCCAGGAAGAGAAAGAACCAAAGCAGCCCTCTTCCTCCGGACTCCGGACTCTGGACTCTGGACTCTGGACTCTGGACTCTGGACTCTGGACTCTGGACTCTGGATTCTGGATTCTGGATTCTGGATTCCCCCTCGCCAAACCCTCAACTCCCCGCCATATCCCCCGCGGCACCCATCCATCTCTTCGTCTCGGATTTCGTGCATGGAATTCAGTGCTTTCCCATCTCATGTTCCGCCCCTTCACCCTCGCCGCCTTCACCACCCCGCGCCGCTAGATCGCCCGCCGGGACCGCGAGCGTCCCGGCTCGCCCTCTTCCTCTTTTTCTTCTCCTTCATCATGCTCCCAGCTTTCCTCCTCACCGCTGCCCTCGCCGCCACCGCCGCCCTCCACGCCGCCCCCGTCTTCCAGCCCATCCAGGGCTTTCCCGCTGGCCCCTCGGATCCCGTCGGTGCTCCCGTTTTCGACACGGCCGGCAATCTCTACGGCGTCACCAAAGGCGGCGGCTGCAATCTCTGCGGGGCAGTCTTCCGCATGCCTCCCGGCGGGCCGGTATCCCGTCTCGCCGACATCCCTGCTGGTTCCGACATCGCCCTTGCGGGACTCACCCGTGGAGCCGATGGGAACTTCTACGGCATCCTGGGTGATGCCTCCGCCACCTCCACCACATCCGGTCAGTTTTTCCGCGTCACCGCCGCCGGGGATTTCACCCTCTTCGCCAGCTTTTCCGGAACCGGCCGTCCCTATCCTGTCTCCCGCCTTCTCGAGAGCGCGGACAGCAATGGAATCGAAGCCCGCTTCCACGGCCTCGCGCGTGATCCCGGCAGCTCCGATGGCATCTTCTACCGCGTCACCAGCCAAGGCACCCTCACCCCCCTCGCGGTCATCCCGCACGACGATGGCCTCGTTATCGGAGATCTCGTCACAGGTCCGGATGGTGACTACTACGGCGTCCTCGCGGCCTCCGCCACCGTCCCCGCGAGCCTCTACCGCATCACCCCCACCGGTGTCCGCACCACCATCTGCACCTTTGCGCCCCGCCTGACTCCCACCACACCCGTGCTCGGCCGGGATGGGAATTTCTACCTCACCCTCGCGGGGGAAACGGGAGCCGTGGTTCGGGTCACTCCCTCCGGCACTGTCGCCACCCTTTACGCCTTTCCAGTGAATTCCTCCTTGGGCTGGTTCCCTGGGCCGCTCGCATGCGGACCGGATGGCGGTCTCTACGGCGCGTGCCCTTCTGATGACTGGTATTTGCAAGGTATCCTCTACCGTGTCGGCTTCTCAGGAATCTTCACCAGACTTCACGCCTTCGGAACGCTAGGAAAGGGAGCCTATCCTGCCGGCGCTCTCACTCTCGGTCGTGATGGCTTCCTCTACGGCACCACCTCCAATGTTGATTCCCTTGGCGGCGAAGGCACCGTTTTCAAGCTTTCCCCCATCGCCGGGTTCGCCTCGCTTGGCACGCTGGGAGCCACCACCCCGTGCATGCCCGCAGGGGGCGTCGCCCAGGACAGTGCCGGAAATCTCGTCGTTCTCGCGGCCTCAGGTGGTGCCGAGGGGCGTGGCGGCATCGTTCGCATCTCACCCGCTGGTGAGCTCACTCCGGTTGCCGATTTCGGCCGGGCCTTCGGCTCACAGCCTGAATCCGGCCCGGTCACCGGTCCGGATGGCCATGTTTACCTCACCACTTCCAACGGTGCCGCCAATGGAATTGGTGCCTTCATCCGCGTTCTCTCCAGTGGCCGCGCATCCATCGTGAAACCCTTCCGCTACTCCAAGGAAGGCTACTTCCCCGGCGAACTCCACCTCGCCACCGATGGCTCATTCTACACCATCGGCATTGTGGAGATCCCCGATTGGGCCACCCCCGCCGTCCTCCGCATCACCACCTCCGGCCGTGTCACCCCTGTGGCCGCCTTTGATCCCGAGTCCATCCCAAACCCCGTCTACTCCCTCGTCCAAACCCCGGATGGTCTCCTCCGCGGTGTCATCTCCGGCGATCCCTTCAGCCAGGAGCCCGGCTCCCTCTTCCACGTCACCCCCGCCACCGGGTCACCTCTCGTCAGCGATCTCTCCCTGGTCGTCCCCGGAGGCATCAACCTCTACCCTTACTCCGGTCTTGCCGCCGCCGCTGATGGCACCCTCTACGGCCCCGCTTGCAAGGACTCCCTGACCCCCGATTCCATCTACCGCATCCGCCCCGGCCAAGCTCCCGAAGTCCTCGCTGACTCCTTTCCCCTCGGCACCAGCCCGGACTACAAGCTCGTTCTCGCCCCGGATGGCTTCCTCTACGGTGTCTCCCGTAGCGGTGGCACCCACGACTCCGGAGCCCTCTTCCGCGTCACCCCCGGCGGCGATCTCAGCCTCCTCCACAGCTTCTCCGGTCCCGATGGCATCCACCCCTCCGGCTCCCTCCATCTCGGAGCCGATGGCCACCTCTATGGTGCCACCGAGCTCGGCGGCACCACTTCCGATGGCCACCCCGCTGCCGGTGGCCAGCTTTTCCGCCTCCACCTCGGTGCCTTCGCCGTCATCGGCCAGCCTACCGACCTCACCTGGAATGGAGCCACCCTCCACGGCACCGTCGATCCCTCCGGCACCGACACCACCGTCACCTTCCAATACGCCACCGAGCCCACCTTCCGCCGCCCCCTCACCGTCTCCGCCGGCACCATCCCGGCAGGGCAGGGGAGCACCCCCGTCACCGCCACCCTCACCGGCCTCCAGGCCCGCCGCACCTACTACGTCCGCCTGATCACCACCAACGCCGAAAACCCCGTCCCCCAGGCCAGCGCCACCATCGCCCTCACCACCCCGCGCCGCTAAATCACCCGCCGGGACCGCGAGCGTCCCGGCTCGCCCTCTTCCTCTTCCCTTTGAAATCTCAAATCTGAAATTTCAAATCCCATCCCCGCCCGCCTCTCCCTCTTGTAGCCGCGTTCGTGAGAACGTGGGCGGAGAAGATTCGCGAACTCCCTCGCACGCCCGGTCCGCCTTTGAGTGACCCGTTGCCAGTGGCCCGTGGTCAGTGAAGAGAGCGAAAAAACCAGAGAAGCCCTCTTCCTCTTCGTTTCGAATTTCGTGCTTTCCCCTCCCATGTTCCGCCCTCTCCTCGCCGCCCTCGCCACCACCACCGCCGCCCTCCACGCCGCCCCTGTCTTCCAGCCCATCCAGGGCTTTGAAAACCCGCTGGCCCGGCCCGTGGGCGCCATGGCCTTCGATCCGGAAGGAAACCTCTACGGCTTCGCCACGGTGGGCGGGACCCATGGCGATGGCGGATTCTTCCGCATGGCTCCGGGCGGTCCGGTGAAAGCCTTCGCCGATCCCTGGTGGTCGTCCTACGGAGACCTCTTCCGCTCCGGGCCCACCGGCGGGCTCGTGCGGGCGGCGGATGGAAATTTCTACGGCATCATCCCGCAGGGCGGCTTCGCCGCCTGGGGGCTCATCGCGCGCCTCAGCCCCACCGGGGAACTCACCTCGGTCGTGGACTTCTACGGCACCGGCGCGCAGTTCCCCTCCGGCACCCTCGTCCCCGGGCAGGATGGCAGCCTCTACGGGGTCGCGCAGACCTCGGATGGCCGTGCCTCCGTCCTCTACCGCCTCACCCTCGCCGGAGACTTCACCACCATCCGGCTGGCCGGTGGCATCGCCCGGGATTTCCTCGTCGCCGCACCCGCTGGCGGCTTCTACGCCCACGGGTACGACCCGTACTCGAATGGGACGAAGATCGTCCATCTCGCCCAGGATGGCACCATCACCCCGGTCGGCACCATCCCGTGGGAAACCGGTTCCCCGTATCCCTCCTACATCTACACCATCTCGCCGCTCGTCCCCGGGCCGGATGGCGCGCTGTACGGCATCGCTCGTACTTCCGGATACCGCGGCTCCGTTGCTCTCGTCTTCCGCCTGGCCCTGGACGGCACCTTCACCCCGCTCCAATTCCTCGGCGGATGGTACGGCGACATCGACCCCCTGCAGCCCCTGACCCGCGGGGCTGATGGCCTCCTCTACGGCATCACCTCCAAGGTCATCTTCCGCCTCAATTCCTCCGGCCAGTTCATCGCGTTGCGCCAGCTCAACCAGGCCGATGGCCTCACCCCCTCCGGCCCCCTGGCTCTCGCGCCCGATGGCTCGCTCCACGGCACCCTCGTCGATGCCGGCACCTCGAACACCTTCTTCCGCCTCACCCCCGACCTCGCCTTCCAGACCCTCGGCAGCCTCGCGGAAACCCCCATCACCGCCCCGCGCACCGGCCTCGTCCAGGACGGTGCCGGAAACTTCTACGGCACCACCACCGCCGGCGGAAAACACGGCAGCGGCATCCTCTACCGCATCTCCACCGCCGGAGTCATCACCCCCGTGCGCGATCGCGAGCAAGGCGTGTCCGGCAGCCTCGCCACCGGCCGGGATGGCAATGTCTACGGCCTCGAAGACCGCCACTCCCCCTACGGCGATGTCGTCGACTTCGGCCAGTTCCACCGCATCACCCCGGACGGCACCTTCACCGTCCTCAATGACTACTCATCCTCCGGTATCGCCGCCTGCTGGAACCTCGTCCCCACCCGGGATGGCGATTTCCGCACCCTCGCCTGGGACAGCTTCGAG comes from Luteolibacter sp. LG18 and encodes:
- a CDS encoding choice-of-anchor tandem repeat GloVer-containing protein; the encoded protein is MFRPLLAALATTTAALHAAPVFQPIQGFENPLARPVGAMAFDPEGNLYGFATVGGTHGDGGFFRMAPGGPVKAFADPWWSSYGDLFRSGPTGGLVRAADGNFYGIIPQGGFAAWGLIARLSPTGELTSVVDFYGTGAQFPSGTLVPGQDGSLYGVAQTSDGRASVLYRLTLAGDFTTIRLAGGIARDFLVAAPAGGFYAHGYDPYSNGTKIVHLAQDGTITPVGTIPWETGSPYPSYIYTISPLVPGPDGALYGIARTSGYRGSVALVFRLALDGTFTPLQFLGGWYGDIDPLQPLTRGADGLLYGITSKVIFRLNSSGQFIALRQLNQADGLTPSGPLALAPDGSLHGTLVDAGTSNTFFRLTPDLAFQTLGSLAETPITAPRTGLVQDGAGNFYGTTTAGGKHGSGILYRISTAGVITPVRDREQGVSGSLATGRDGNVYGLEDRHSPYGDVVDFGQFHRITPDGTFTVLNDYSSSGIAACWNLVPTRDGDFRTLAWDSFEAGAQARILRFSPSRRMTPGRTSSGPVITDTGTLGLMPDGSFISVLANPGRPLRLCQGSSATGMAIGPDLTLPGGAYLYPPSTGAGAPPPPPVIAPDGTLYGLGTDLPSSYRTILYKIPPGGTPTILVDRFQEPYTQRFFTPSCLTLAKNGCLYGTSQAGGRAFSGSVFQITPSGTLSIIHQFDAYDDAGGAYPSPALLSAADGHLYGTTTAGGSTPDGKRTGGGEFYRIWLGAPSQADDPTAITWNAATLHGTVEPGAHPTTVSFQYGIDPDLKRPLTVKAGTIPAGQGSAEVTAPVTRLLPGRTYYVRLITLNAENPVPQASEIHTFTTPKRPTLRELLGLGG
- a CDS encoding choice-of-anchor tandem repeat GloVer-containing protein, yielding MLPAFLLTAALAATAALHAAPVFQPIQGFPAGPSDPVGAPVFDTAGNLYGVTKGGGCNLCGAVFRMPPGGPVSRLADIPAGSDIALAGLTRGADGNFYGILGDASATSTTSGQFFRVTAAGDFTLFASFSGTGRPYPVSRLLESADSNGIEARFHGLARDPGSSDGIFYRVTSQGTLTPLAVIPHDDGLVIGDLVTGPDGDYYGVLAASATVPASLYRITPTGVRTTICTFAPRLTPTTPVLGRDGNFYLTLAGETGAVVRVTPSGTVATLYAFPVNSSLGWFPGPLACGPDGGLYGACPSDDWYLQGILYRVGFSGIFTRLHAFGTLGKGAYPAGALTLGRDGFLYGTTSNVDSLGGEGTVFKLSPIAGFASLGTLGATTPCMPAGGVAQDSAGNLVVLAASGGAEGRGGIVRISPAGELTPVADFGRAFGSQPESGPVTGPDGHVYLTTSNGAANGIGAFIRVLSSGRASIVKPFRYSKEGYFPGELHLATDGSFYTIGIVEIPDWATPAVLRITTSGRVTPVAAFDPESIPNPVYSLVQTPDGLLRGVISGDPFSQEPGSLFHVTPATGSPLVSDLSLVVPGGINLYPYSGLAAAADGTLYGPACKDSLTPDSIYRIRPGQAPEVLADSFPLGTSPDYKLVLAPDGFLYGVSRSGGTHDSGALFRVTPGGDLSLLHSFSGPDGIHPSGSLHLGADGHLYGATELGGTTSDGHPAAGGQLFRLHLGAFAVIGQPTDLTWNGATLHGTVDPSGTDTTVTFQYATEPTFRRPLTVSAGTIPAGQGSTPVTATLTGLQARRTYYVRLITTNAENPVPQASATIALTTPRR